One part of the Stigmatopora argus isolate UIUO_Sarg chromosome 8, RoL_Sarg_1.0, whole genome shotgun sequence genome encodes these proteins:
- the LOC144078832 gene encoding uncharacterized protein LOC144078832 — protein MCKVQMLKELLTHRLNLAIDEIFELFEQTIMKYEDELTRRKKENDRHRKLLDSVLTSQSDLEKAESQQVVMEQNTEEPKEPPHIKEEWTGLDSEDDITTSPLTGIHVENDKHGNRSPSQEKCHQKDPRSRPGDLAPLTDTNDTISRSSDGELAQEPSQTPPTTQNDLSHTTDEKPATCQECGKEFVHMGALTRHLRTHSGEKPFSCAICAKGFSLKANMKRHMSTHGEANAVHNDVAGGARHGCAQCGKTFTLKGNLVAHVKTHSGDKPFACSYCDRRFHTKLHLQRHTLIHTGEKPFSCPFCGKSFRQEYDMKNHARLHTGEKPFACAPCGKGFTRRSCLRMHVRRHHHQEKDLTRAQNATMTDVKYEKSSVDLS, from the exons atgtGCAAAGTCCAAATGTTAAAAGAGTTATTGACGCACCGATTAAACTTGGCAATTGACgaaatatttgaattatttgaGCAAACCATAATGAAGTACGAAGATGAACTTACccgaagaaaaaaggaaaacgacAGACACCGCAAATTATTGGACTCTGTTTTGACGTCCCAATCTGACCTCGAGAAAGCAG AATCGCAGCAGGTGGTGATGGAACAAAATACAGAAGAACCGAAAGAGCCTCCCCACATTAAAGAGGAGTGGACTGGTCTAGATTCCGAGGATGACATCACAACTTCTCCATTGACTGGCATCCACGTCGAGAACGATAAACATGGAAATCGCAGTCCAAGCCAGGAGAAATGTCACCAGAAGGACCCTCGCTCCCGACCGGGTGACCTAGCTCCCCTCACCGACACCAACGACACGATATCCCGCTCATCTGACGGCGAGCTCGCCCAAGAACCTTCACAGACTCCTCCCACAACGCAAAACGATTTGTCGCATACCACCGACGAGAAACCCGCCACCTGCCAGGAGTGCGGGAAAGAGTTTGTCCACATGGGGGCGCTTACCCGACATTTGAGAACTCACAGCGGAGAAAAACCCTTCAGTTGCGCCATTTGCGCGAAAGGCTTCTCCTTGAAGGCCAACATGAAAAGACACATGAGCACGCACGGCGAGGCGAACGCCGTTCACAACGACGTCGCCGGCGGCGCTCGGCACGGCTGCGCCCAGTGCGGGAAGACGTTCACCTTGAAGGGCAACTTGGTGGCGCACGTGAAAACGCACAGCGGAGATAAACCGTTTGCTTGTTCCTACTGCGATCGAAGGTTCCACACCAAGCTCCACCTGCAGAGGCACACTCTCATCCACACGggggagaaacccttttcctgcccGTTCTGCGGGAAGTCGTTCCGCCAGGAGTACGACATGAAGAACCACGCTAGGTTGCACACCGGAGAGAAACCTTTCGCCTGCGCCCCCTGCGGCAAAGGTTTCACCCGGCGGTCGTGCCTCAGAATGCACGTGAGACGACACCACCACCAAGAGAAAGATTTGACGAGAGCGCAAAACGCAACGATGACGGACGTCAAGTATGAGAAATCGTCCGTTGACCTGTCCTGA
- the LOC144078827 gene encoding uncharacterized protein LOC144078827: MWKISMLRELVKRKLSLAVEDVFELFEKTIVEYEEANERRHRALLEAVLKPRLRLQRAGSQGSENEEIQSEEPPSKKRKARKRTSPLLKRKARREDDETVPPQGDHLAPISDMSDFTDTKSSEDDAEKSLEAEKKGLDTPTVTKPADATKSFTCSLCKKFFRTRDCLIAHIRDHTMGKIVSPFSAKKEEKPSTSVKTPPSGKIEVQTSAKKEEKPSASCKNTLSGKIEAPLIPKNEVKASGSLKTLPLGKMAAPLNPKNEEKPSTFVKTPPPTADQVTPKSLLVVSYSKSPANDPKTTKLKILNALQRLSNVKEHPKENPSEDNKQSQLAKFAAILQNDTPTSNPSDKNGKLASAAIDANQNTAKEITNKGEELPSPSERSSGKPENDVSTSDSSDSDARAKLASAAKNVNENTNTEKPTEGKELPPQPGKSDANPENDDQTSDSSDGEPTESARPNVVIDENPDTRKKQDAARNHSVLQKFYTVKTPGSGTSAAQANGEEPLSEPESLFAPLSHSDMTPDSSGDEASNRDGKKQFACSQCRKTFLTQALLENHLTAHKEGGAYACTFCDKKYFKAGFFKRHMRLHADGGKEDKEDKEDKEDEDGKDGEKTKKKKKSKHCKHKCDHCGKEFMHSSLLAGHLVVHEGETEQSKTGL, translated from the exons ATGTGGAAAATCTCAATGTTAAGAGAGCTGGTGAAGAGAAAGCTAAGCTTAGCAGTCGAGGATGTTTTCGAACTGTTTGAGAAAACCATCGTGGAGTACGAAGAGGCTAACGAACGGCGGCATCGTGCTCTGCTGGAAGCGGTCCTCAAGCCCCGTCTTCGACTACAAAGAGCCG GTTCACAAGGGTCGGAgaatgaagaaattcaatccgAGGAGCCACCATCGAAAAAAAGGAAGGCCAGGAAGCGAACCAGTCCGCTGTTAAAAAGAAAAGCCAGAAGAGAAGATGACGAAACCGTCCCCCCGCAGGGAGACCACTTGGCTCCGATATCGGACATGTCAGACTTTACGGACACCAAGTCCTCCGAGGACGACGCCGAAAAATCTTTGGAGGCCGAAAAGAAAGGTTTGGACACGCCCACGGTCACCAAACCAGCCGACGCCACTAAATCGTTCACCTGCTCGCTTTGTAAGAAATTTTTCCGCACTCGAGACTGTCTTATAGCGCACATTCGCGACCACACCATGGGTAAAATCGTGTCCCCCTTTAGCGCTAAAAAGGAGGAGAAACCTTCAACTTCGGTTAAAACTCCGCCCTCGGGGAAAATAGAGGTCCAGACTAGTGCTAAAAAAGAGGAGAAACCTTCAGCCTCGtgtaaaaatacactttcaGGGAAAATAGAGGCCCCTTTAATCcctaaaaatgaagtgaaagcTTCAGGTTCTCTTAAAACTTTGCCCTTGGGGAAAATGGCGGCCCCTTTAAACCCCAAAAATGAGGAGAAACCATCAACTTTTGTTAAAACTCCGCCCCCGACAGCAGATCAGGTGACTCCAAAATCGTTGCTAGTTGTCTCTTATTCAAAGTCTCCCGCCAACGACCCAAAAAcgacaaaattaaaaattttaAATGCACTCCAACGTTTGTCAAACGTTAAAGAACATCCCAAGGAAAATCCATCAGAAGATAATAAACAATCACAACTGGCTAAATTTGCCGCAATTCTCCAAAACGACACCCCAACGTCCAATCCTTCCGACAAAAACGGGAAGCTAGCATCGGCGGCTATTGACGCTAATCAAAATACCGCTAAAGAAATAACAAACAAGGGCGAAGAGCTTCCCTCGCCGTCGGAAAGGTCATCTGGAAAACCCGAAAACGACGTCTCGACGTCCGATTCCTCCGACTCGGACGCCCGTGCTAAGCTAGCGTCGGCGGCTAAGAACGTTAACGAGAATACCAATACGGAGAAACCAACGGAAGGGAAAGAACTCCCCCCGCAGCCGGGAAAGTCGGACGCCAATCCGGAAAACGACGACCAGACGTCGGACTCGTCGGACGGCGAGCCCACGGAATCCGCCCGCCCAAATGTTGTCATCGATGAAAATCCCGACACACGCAAGAAACAAGACGCGGCGAGGAATCACAGCGTTTTGCAAAAATTCTACACCGTAAAAACGCCGGGGTCCGGCACCTCGGCGGCGCAAGCTAACGGCGAAGAACCGCTATCGGAACCCGAAAGCCTCTTCGCGCCGTTGTCCCACTCGGACATGACGCCCGATTCTTCGGGCGACGAGGCGTCCAATCGCGACGGGAAGAAACAATTCGCCTGCTCGCAATGTCGGAAAACGTTCCTCACCCAAGCGCTTTTGGAAAACCACCTGACTGCTCACAAGGAAGGCGGAGCTTACGCCTGTACCTTTTGCGATAAAAAATACTTCAAGGCTGGATTTTTTAAGAGACACATGCGCTTACACGCCGACGGCGGGAAGGAAGACAAGGAAGACAAGGAAGACAAGGAAGACGAGGACGGCAAGGACGGCGAGAaaaccaagaagaagaaaaagtccaAACATTGTAAACACAAGTGCGATCATTGCGGGAAAGAATTTATGCACAGTAGCTTGTTAGCCGGACATTTGGTGGTGCACGAAGGGGAGACGGAGCAATCCAAGACGGGACTTTGA